Proteins from a single region of Syntrophorhabdaceae bacterium:
- a CDS encoding ComF family protein, with product MHNLLRSVLDIFYPLYCGACNTPGSALCETCIDSFRIVDQKEACPICGRPIGKTILCGACMEQKRTYSHGYFGFYFEDKLRDTIHAFKFRGRRDVGRLLVRLIEAKIRGIAHSFDVIVPIPVTWRRLMERGFNQSFIIGEEIAKITGKSIYPSVLVKTKKTRDQYLLSREERRKNVKGIFSVRNESSIEGKKVLLVDDLFTPGYTAREASRCLIARSAGEVILFALARTPS from the coding sequence GTGCATAACCTCCTTAGATCAGTCCTGGACATCTTTTATCCCCTGTATTGCGGAGCATGCAATACGCCGGGAAGCGCGCTCTGCGAAACCTGCATAGATTCATTCCGGATTGTCGATCAAAAGGAGGCCTGTCCGATCTGCGGCAGGCCGATCGGCAAGACCATTCTCTGCGGTGCCTGCATGGAACAAAAGAGGACATATAGCCACGGCTACTTCGGGTTCTATTTCGAAGACAAACTCCGGGATACAATCCACGCTTTCAAGTTTCGAGGCAGAAGGGACGTGGGTCGATTGCTCGTGCGCCTGATCGAGGCCAAGATTCGCGGAATCGCTCACAGCTTCGATGTAATCGTTCCCATTCCTGTCACGTGGAGAAGGCTCATGGAAAGGGGATTTAATCAGTCTTTTATCATCGGAGAAGAGATCGCCAAAATTACGGGCAAAAGCATATACCCGTCGGTTCTCGTGAAAACAAAGAAAACCAGGGACCAGTATCTCTTATCCAGAGAAGAGAGAAGAAAGAATGTAAAAGGCATTTTCAGCGTGAGAAACGAGAGTAGCATCGAGGGCAAAAAGGTGCTCCTCGTAGACGATCTTTTCACCCCAGGATATACCGCCCGGGAGGCGTCCCGCTGTCTCATTGCGCGCTCTGCCGGCGAAGTAATATTGTTTGCGCTCGCCCGGACGCCTTCATGA